From the Pomacea canaliculata isolate SZHN2017 linkage group LG14, ASM307304v1, whole genome shotgun sequence genome, one window contains:
- the LOC112555688 gene encoding nuclear cap-binding protein subunit 2-like, translated as MSKRPAGSVSLSQYRDQHYRGSRQDQEKALLKSTTLYIGNLSFFTSEEQIFELFSRAGDVKRIIMGLDKVSKTPCGFCFVEFYARNDALNAMRYINGTRLDDRIIRTDWDAGFKEGRQFGRGKSGGQVRDEYRTDYDEGRGGYGKLVQSKIRRRDS; from the exons ATGTCCAAGAGACCAGCAGGATCCGTTTCCTTGAGCCAGTACAGAGATCAACATTATAGAGGTAGTAGACAGGACCAAGAAAAAGCTCTACTGAAATCTACAACATTGTATATTGGAAACCTTTCATTCTTCACCAGTGAAGAGCAAATCTTTGAACTGTTTAGTCGAGCAGGTGACGTGAAACGCATTATAATGGGTTTAGACAAAGTGTCGAAAACTCcgtgtggattttgttttgtggaaTTCTACGCAAGAAACGATGCGTTAAATGCAATGAG GTACATTAATGGAACTCGACTTGATGATCGCATAATTCGAACAGATTGGGATGCCGGCTTCAAAGAAGGACGACAGTTTGGTCGTGGTAAAAGTGGTGGACAAGTGCGTGACGAATACCGCACAGATTATGATGAGGGCCGAGGTGGTTACGGCAAGCTTGTGCAGTCAAAGATTCGCCGGCGAGATTCTTGA